A single Drechmeria coniospora strain ARSEF 6962 chromosome 03, whole genome shotgun sequence DNA region contains:
- a CDS encoding putative oligomycin sensitivity conferring protein, translated as MLSRQVFRTVRAAAPQRAVAICATPARTFAAAATGNEGQPPISVFGIDGTYASALYTAASKSSTLDPTAKALSNLANIFEKDAKLAVLLSAPTLTAEDKSAIVAELNKHTGGSNQTVQNFLETLAENNRLGLLRGVCEKFSQLMSASRGEVEMTVTSAQALDARTLSRLETAVAKSAYVGQGKKLKVTNQVNPDIVGGLVVEVGDRTIDLSVSARIAKMNKLLNDTL; from the exons ATGCTCTCCCGACAAGTCTTCCGTAccgtccgcgccgccgctcccCAGCGTGCCGTCGCAATCTGCGCGACGCCGGCACGGacctttgccgccgctgccacTGGCAACGAGGGCCAACCCCCCATCAGCGTCTTCGGCATTGACGGCACCTACGCCTCCGCCTTG TACACGGCTGCTTCCAAGTCCTCGACCCTCGACCCCACGGCCAAGGCCCTCTCCAACCTCGCCAACATCTTCGAAAAGGACGCCAAGCTGGCCGTTCTCTTGTCCGCCCCTACCCTCACCGCCGAGGATAAGTCGGCCATCGTTGCCGAGCTCAACAAGCAcaccggcggcagcaaccAGACGGTCCAGAACTTCCTCGAGACGCTCGCCGAGAACaaccgcctcggcctgctccgGGGCGTCTGCGAAAAGTTCAGCCAGCTCATGTCCGCCTCCCGTGGCGAAGTGGAGATGACCGTGACGAGCGCTCAG GCTCTGGATGCAAGGACTTTGTCGCGACTGGAGACTGCTGTCGCCAAGTCCGCCTACGTCGGCCAGGGCAAGAAACTCAAGGTCACCAACCAG GTCAACCCCGACATTGTTGGTGGGCTTgtggtcgaggtcggcgaccGAACCATCGACCTCAGCGTCTCGGCCCGTATCGCCAAGATGAACAAGCTCCTCAACGACACCCTGTAA